One Methylophaga marina DNA window includes the following coding sequences:
- the metK gene encoding methionine adenosyltransferase, with translation MSSNYLFTSESVSEGHPDKVADQISDAILDEILRQDPHARVACETLVKTGTAIVAGEISTSAWVDLEDVVRKTITDIGYNSSDVGFDGQTCAVMSLIGKQSSDIAMGVDRDTEENQGAGDQGLMFGYASNETDVLMPAPITYAHRLVKRQSEVRKNGELSWLRPDAKSQVTFIYEDGKPVGIDAVVLSTQHSPDISQASLHEAVMESIIKPTLPAEWLTKDTKIHINPTGQFIIGGPVGDCGLTGRKIIVDTYGGMARHGGGAFSGKDPSKVDRSAAYAGRYVAKNIVAAGLADRCEIQVSYAIGVADPTSISVETFGTGKISQEKLVALVREHFDLRPVGLIKMLDLIKPIYQPTAAYGHFGREDVDFSWERTDMADVLRDAAGL, from the coding sequence ATGAGTAGCAATTATCTTTTCACTTCTGAATCTGTATCGGAAGGCCACCCAGACAAAGTTGCCGATCAAATTTCAGATGCCATCTTGGATGAAATTCTTCGCCAAGATCCCCATGCTCGCGTGGCTTGTGAAACATTAGTAAAGACAGGCACCGCCATCGTTGCTGGTGAAATCAGTACTTCAGCATGGGTCGATCTCGAAGATGTTGTTCGTAAAACCATCACCGATATCGGTTATAACAGCTCAGATGTGGGTTTTGATGGTCAAACCTGTGCGGTTATGTCTCTGATTGGTAAACAATCCTCTGACATCGCCATGGGCGTTGATAGAGACACAGAAGAAAATCAGGGCGCGGGTGACCAGGGTTTAATGTTTGGTTATGCCAGTAACGAAACTGATGTTCTCATGCCAGCACCGATTACTTACGCACACCGTCTGGTAAAACGCCAATCAGAGGTTCGTAAAAATGGCGAGTTAAGCTGGCTACGTCCAGATGCCAAAAGTCAGGTGACATTCATCTATGAAGATGGAAAACCTGTTGGTATTGATGCCGTTGTATTATCCACACAGCACAGCCCGGATATTTCACAAGCCAGTCTTCATGAAGCGGTGATGGAAAGCATTATCAAACCCACACTGCCCGCTGAATGGCTAACTAAAGATACAAAAATCCATATCAACCCTACCGGACAATTTATTATCGGTGGTCCTGTCGGCGACTGTGGTCTGACAGGCAGAAAAATCATCGTTGATACCTATGGTGGTATGGCTCGTCATGGTGGTGGTGCTTTCTCTGGTAAAGACCCATCAAAAGTCGATCGCAGTGCGGCTTATGCAGGTCGTTATGTAGCGAAGAACATTGTTGCCGCAGGCTTAGCCGATCGCTGTGAAATCCAGGTGTCTTATGCCATTGGTGTGGCTGATCCGACCTCTATCAGTGTAGAGACATTTGGTACCGGAAAAATTTCTCAAGAAAAACTGGTCGCCCTGGTTCGTGAACACTTTGATTTACGACCAGTTGGCTTAATTAAGATGCTCGATTTAATCAAACCTATCTACCAACCAACAGCGGCTTATGGTCACTTTGGCCGTGAAGATGTTGATTTTAGCTGGGAAAGAACAGATATGGCAGATGTATTACGCGACGCTGCCGGTTTATAA
- a CDS encoding ABC transporter ATP-binding protein encodes MKALSIKNLSKTYRNGMQALKEINLDVEQGDFFALLGPNGAGKSTTIGVITSLVTKSTGSIQVFDTDLDIDAEQAKSYIGLVPQEFNFNGFEQVKHILVAQAGYYGMPASQAEPRADELLKQLGLWEKRDTPSRSLSGGMKRRLMIARALVHNPRLLILDEPTAGVDIELRRSMWTFLRKINAEGTTIILTTHYLEEAESLCRNIAIIDKGQITENTDMKSLLNRLDKETFVLDLKEPLNDTFQLKGFDYQQIDNTTLEVEIHRGESLNSVFEQLSHTGIEVTSMKNKVNRLEELFLKLVEKSE; translated from the coding sequence GTGAAAGCATTATCTATCAAGAATCTAAGCAAAACTTACCGCAATGGCATGCAAGCCTTAAAAGAAATTAACCTGGATGTAGAGCAAGGCGATTTTTTTGCTTTGCTCGGGCCTAATGGTGCGGGAAAATCAACGACTATCGGTGTTATCACCTCACTGGTGACTAAAAGTACAGGATCTATCCAGGTTTTTGATACGGACCTGGACATCGATGCTGAACAAGCTAAAAGCTATATCGGACTGGTCCCACAAGAGTTTAACTTTAACGGTTTTGAGCAGGTTAAGCATATTCTTGTCGCTCAAGCCGGTTATTATGGTATGCCCGCAAGCCAAGCTGAGCCAAGAGCAGATGAGTTACTCAAACAGTTGGGTTTATGGGAAAAAAGAGACACCCCTTCTCGCTCCCTCTCAGGTGGCATGAAACGTCGACTGATGATTGCCCGAGCGTTGGTTCACAATCCAAGATTATTGATTTTAGATGAACCAACTGCTGGCGTTGACATTGAGCTTCGTCGTTCCATGTGGACATTTTTGAGAAAAATTAATGCCGAAGGCACCACCATTATATTGACGACACATTATCTGGAAGAAGCCGAGAGTCTATGTCGCAATATCGCGATTATCGATAAAGGGCAGATAACTGAAAATACCGATATGAAGTCCCTACTCAATCGCCTTGATAAAGAAACCTTTGTTTTAGACCTCAAAGAACCACTAAACGATACATTCCAGCTCAAAGGCTTCGATTATCAACAAATCGATAACACCACTTTAGAGGTTGAAATTCACCGTGGTGAATCGTTAAACAGTGTTTTTGAACAACTGAGTCATACAGGTATTGAAGTCACCAGCATGAAAAATAAAGTAAATCGTTTGGAAGAATTATTTCTCAAACTTGTTGAGAAGTCGGAGTAA
- a CDS encoding M48 family metallopeptidase yields MTHTHPEGFDYTIIRSSRRKSMALVIKQGEVIVRIPTTLAVKTAQDFVDKKRAWIKQKLEQLPVTRETVYADGESFLFLGNTYQLDIHTSSAENTIKHIDNRIQLYTKKKDISAEGIKRQLEKWYRQQANEILTSRFFQLAEAYQFFPKSLTIKTYKARWGSCYRSGDIQLNWKLIMATDKVIDYVILHELCHLRHHNHSKAFWQLVADICPTYKEHKLWLKQNGDRLTL; encoded by the coding sequence ATGACACATACACACCCTGAAGGCTTTGATTACACCATTATTCGCAGTTCACGCCGTAAAAGTATGGCGTTGGTTATTAAGCAAGGTGAAGTCATTGTGCGGATACCAACGACACTTGCAGTCAAAACAGCACAAGACTTTGTGGATAAAAAAAGGGCGTGGATAAAACAAAAACTTGAACAACTGCCAGTCACCAGAGAAACCGTTTACGCAGATGGGGAGTCTTTTTTATTTCTAGGGAACACGTATCAATTAGATATTCATACCAGCAGCGCTGAAAATACCATTAAACACATCGACAATCGCATACAGCTCTATACCAAGAAAAAAGATATATCGGCAGAAGGTATTAAACGTCAACTGGAAAAGTGGTACCGGCAACAGGCTAATGAAATTCTGACATCACGATTTTTTCAATTGGCGGAAGCGTATCAGTTCTTTCCTAAAAGTCTTACCATAAAAACCTATAAAGCTCGCTGGGGAAGCTGTTATCGCTCGGGCGATATTCAGCTCAATTGGAAACTTATCATGGCCACTGACAAAGTCATTGATTACGTCATCCTTCATGAGCTTTGTCACCTCAGGCATCATAACCACTCAAAGGCTTTCTGGCAGTTGGTAGCGGACATCTGTCCTACATACAAAGAACACAAGCTATGGCTGAAACAAAATGGAGACCGATTAACGCTTTAG
- a CDS encoding ABC transporter permease → MTPTRRQRHWVAFSTLLYREIRRFFRIWPQTILPPAITMTLYFIIFGNLIGSRIGEMGGFSYMEYIVPGIIMMAVINNAYSNVASSFFSAKFQNHIEELIVAPIPNYLILAGYVAGGTARGLCVGIIVTLVSLFFTHLPVEHIFITISMVFLSAVLFALGGFINAIYARSFDEIAIIPTFILTPLTYLGGVFYSIDLLPDFWQNVSLLNPILYMVNAFRYGMLGISDIPIMAAFGIIMLFIVALTVYALYLLKKGTGLRN, encoded by the coding sequence ATGACACCAACTCGTCGCCAAAGACACTGGGTCGCCTTTTCCACATTGCTATATCGTGAAATCCGTCGTTTCTTCAGAATATGGCCGCAGACCATCTTACCGCCAGCCATTACGATGACTTTATATTTCATCATTTTCGGTAATCTCATAGGTAGCCGTATTGGTGAAATGGGTGGTTTCAGTTACATGGAATATATCGTTCCCGGGATTATTATGATGGCAGTGATCAATAATGCCTATTCAAATGTGGCCTCCTCGTTCTTCAGTGCCAAGTTCCAAAACCACATTGAAGAGCTGATTGTGGCACCCATTCCGAATTACTTGATTTTGGCAGGTTATGTCGCAGGAGGTACGGCTCGGGGACTGTGTGTGGGGATTATCGTGACACTGGTATCACTGTTCTTTACTCACCTGCCGGTGGAACATATTTTTATTACCATCAGCATGGTATTTCTCAGTGCGGTTTTATTTGCATTAGGTGGGTTCATTAATGCGATTTATGCACGCAGTTTTGATGAAATTGCCATCATCCCGACCTTCATTTTAACCCCATTAACCTATCTGGGTGGGGTGTTTTACTCTATCGATTTATTGCCAGACTTCTGGCAAAACGTTTCACTATTGAACCCTATTTTGTATATGGTCAATGCTTTTCGTTACGGTATGCTGGGTATTTCAGATATCCCTATCATGGCAGCCTTTGGCATCATCATGCTGTTCATCGTAGCACTCACCGTATATGCCTTATATCTGTTGAAAAAAGGCACTGGCCTCAGAAACTAA